A single region of the Variovorax paradoxus genome encodes:
- a CDS encoding type I secretion system permease/ATPase, with translation MKPIWAKMKPLLFNMALFSFVINLLYLVPALFMLQVFDRVIPTNSRETLWVLLAGVGAALAILFVLDYVRLRLQHLSGNIVDERLSPPVVHAVVTAMARSPLNARPDAMRDIATLRGLFSANGLTALMDAPWIVVYVAVIAFFHPALGLGAAGAAIVMIGLAWLNDRMSRKALDAVQKETRSASRYVEGSLRNAEVLQAMGMTERLLGRWRKQQDEALALQGASSHSSVMFSAASRFLRQGVQVMMMSIGAYLVLTQSASAGVMIATTVLLGRALQPVEQIVGSWRVLNEARSAYRRLRDLCGYFDKGEPQMSLPRPVGELRVEGVSLRLPGTEKLALTGVSLNLAAGEALAIIGASAAGKSTLARLLTGIWQPTIGTVRLDGADLSSWPRSELGPWIGYVPQDVELFDGTVADNIGRLSKSDPKAVIAAAKRANAHDMILQLPKGYDTPIGEAGARLSPGQRQRIALARAMYGDVRLVVLDEPNASLDAEGEIALAHALSSLRAEGVTSIVVTHRPSLVAHVDKILILEAGHVKQFGPAGEVMKAMQKQSQAAVAERERERERERSA, from the coding sequence ATGAAGCCGATCTGGGCCAAGATGAAGCCGCTGTTGTTCAACATGGCGCTCTTCTCGTTTGTCATCAATCTGCTGTACCTGGTGCCTGCGCTGTTCATGCTGCAGGTGTTCGACCGGGTGATTCCCACCAACAGCCGCGAGACGCTGTGGGTGTTGCTGGCGGGCGTAGGGGCTGCGCTCGCCATTCTGTTCGTGCTCGACTACGTGCGGCTGCGCTTGCAGCACCTCAGCGGTAACATCGTCGACGAGCGGCTCTCGCCGCCGGTGGTGCACGCGGTCGTCACCGCCATGGCCCGCTCGCCGCTGAACGCGCGGCCGGACGCGATGCGCGACATCGCGACCCTGCGCGGCTTGTTTTCGGCCAACGGATTGACGGCGCTGATGGACGCGCCGTGGATCGTGGTCTACGTGGCCGTCATCGCCTTCTTCCACCCGGCCCTGGGCCTGGGTGCCGCAGGCGCCGCCATCGTGATGATCGGCCTGGCGTGGCTCAACGACCGGATGAGCCGCAAGGCGCTGGACGCGGTGCAGAAGGAAACGCGCAGCGCGTCGCGCTACGTGGAGGGCTCGCTGCGCAACGCGGAAGTGCTGCAGGCCATGGGCATGACCGAGCGCCTGCTGGGCCGCTGGCGCAAGCAGCAGGACGAAGCGCTGGCGTTGCAAGGCGCTAGCAGCCATTCGAGCGTGATGTTCAGCGCCGCGTCGCGGTTCCTGCGCCAGGGCGTGCAGGTCATGATGATGTCGATCGGCGCCTACCTGGTCCTTACGCAGTCGGCTTCGGCGGGCGTGATGATCGCCACCACCGTCCTGCTCGGCCGCGCCTTGCAGCCGGTGGAGCAGATCGTCGGCAGCTGGCGCGTGCTGAACGAAGCGCGCTCCGCCTATCGCCGCTTGCGCGATCTGTGCGGCTACTTCGACAAGGGCGAGCCGCAGATGTCGCTACCCCGGCCGGTGGGCGAACTGCGTGTGGAGGGCGTATCGCTGCGTCTGCCGGGCACCGAAAAGCTGGCGCTGACCGGCGTTTCCCTGAACCTCGCCGCCGGCGAGGCACTGGCCATCATCGGGGCCAGCGCAGCGGGAAAATCCACGCTGGCGAGGCTTCTGACCGGCATCTGGCAGCCGACCATCGGAACCGTCAGGCTGGATGGCGCCGATCTCTCGTCATGGCCGCGCAGCGAACTGGGCCCATGGATCGGCTATGTGCCGCAGGACGTGGAGCTGTTCGACGGCACGGTCGCCGACAACATCGGCCGGCTCTCCAAGTCCGACCCCAAGGCGGTGATCGCGGCCGCCAAGCGGGCCAACGCGCACGACATGATCCTGCAACTGCCGAAGGGCTATGACACGCCCATCGGCGAGGCCGGAGCGCGCCTGTCGCCGGGGCAGCGCCAGCGCATTGCGCTTGCGCGCGCGATGTATGGCGATGTGCGCCTGGTGGTGCTCGACGAGCCGAATGCAAGCCTGGACGCGGAGGGCGAAATTGCGCTGGCGCACGCCCTCAGCAGCCTGCGCGCCGAGGGTGTGACCTCCATCGTGGTGACGCACCGCCCTTCGCTGGTCGCGCACGTGGACAAGATCCTCATCCTCGAGGCCGGACATGTGAAGCAGTTCGGTCCGGCCGGCGAGGTGATGAAGGCGATGCAGAAGCAATCGCAGGCCGCAGTCGCCGAACGTGAGCGCGAGCGTGAACGCGAGCGCTCGGCATAA
- a CDS encoding HlyD family type I secretion periplasmic adaptor subunit, producing the protein MSMGLWTVLGIVIPLGAWVGLAPLAMAVVAPAHVKVDLNRRPVQHLEGGIVRQVLVRDGQVVKEGEPLVVIGDVGVDADRNRLTYRLAVERTALERLDAEQRRADRLVFSEGLQAEARKDTRLQDAMDKESALFHARRHSLQSELALMRQLRQRVQQEIGALEAQGSKAQESLALQHRDLEANRGLVQEGFVSSARINQMEASVADYTSKLEERRSELARGHGRLIDADIKSNSIVNEYLRSASDQLKTTVARVSEIEQELRKSDDATTRQVVLAPAAGEIIDLKFTSPGSVVRPGETIAEIVPSNTALMIEAQIRPEEVNNVLVGQHARIKFTAFKYRNATMVAGKVTYVSGDRFTDKSTQMPYYSVSILADAESVKAVGDLKMQAGMPAEVYIDGGFQTALQYLLDPITSTLRRAARQM; encoded by the coding sequence ATGAGCATGGGACTGTGGACGGTGTTGGGCATCGTCATTCCGTTGGGAGCGTGGGTCGGGCTCGCGCCGCTGGCAATGGCGGTGGTGGCACCGGCGCATGTCAAGGTGGACTTGAACCGGCGGCCCGTCCAGCATCTGGAAGGCGGCATCGTGAGGCAGGTTCTCGTTCGCGACGGACAAGTGGTCAAGGAAGGCGAGCCCCTTGTGGTCATCGGCGACGTGGGGGTGGACGCCGATCGCAACCGGCTCACCTATCGCCTCGCGGTAGAACGCACGGCATTGGAGCGGCTGGATGCGGAGCAGCGCCGCGCCGACAGGCTGGTGTTCTCTGAAGGCCTGCAGGCGGAAGCACGCAAGGACACGCGCCTGCAGGACGCAATGGACAAGGAATCGGCACTGTTCCATGCGCGCCGCCATTCGCTGCAGAGCGAGCTAGCGCTGATGCGGCAGTTGCGCCAGAGGGTGCAGCAGGAAATCGGGGCGCTGGAGGCGCAGGGCAGCAAGGCGCAGGAATCGCTGGCCCTGCAGCACCGCGACCTCGAGGCCAATCGCGGCCTGGTACAGGAAGGCTTCGTTTCATCGGCGCGGATCAACCAGATGGAAGCCTCGGTGGCCGACTACACCTCCAAGCTGGAGGAGCGCCGCTCCGAGCTCGCACGCGGCCATGGGCGGTTGATCGATGCCGACATCAAAAGCAATTCGATCGTCAACGAATACCTTCGCTCGGCAAGCGACCAGCTCAAGACGACGGTGGCGCGCGTGAGCGAGATCGAACAGGAACTGCGCAAGTCCGACGACGCGACCACGCGCCAGGTGGTGCTGGCGCCGGCGGCCGGCGAGATCATCGACCTGAAGTTCACCTCGCCGGGTTCGGTCGTGCGGCCAGGTGAAACCATTGCCGAGATCGTGCCGAGCAACACGGCGCTGATGATCGAGGCGCAGATTCGACCTGAAGAAGTGAACAACGTCCTGGTGGGGCAGCACGCCCGCATCAAGTTCACCGCGTTCAAGTACCGCAATGCCACGATGGTGGCGGGCAAGGTCACCTATGTATCGGGCGACCGGTTTACCGACAAGTCCACGCAGATGCCGTACTACAGCGTTTCGATCCTGGCCGACGCAGAGTCGGTGAAGGCGGTGGGCGATTTGAAGATGCAGGCGGGAATGCCAGCCGAGGTCTATATCGACGGTGGATTCCAGACCGCGCTTCAGTATCTTCTGGACCCCATCACGTCGACATTGCGCAGGGCGGCGAGGCAGATGTGA
- a CDS encoding ATP-binding protein, with product MNKRSGAPWSLRRRLAAIVFFVCAATLLAAAAAMYRADHLSDKKVLDARLVALAHTALAFAEHEIAEISAEGHDDGVHETGDTLGTHYHYQIWSPSGRLLLQSHKAPSGVPMRPLAERGFGKAIVDGESVRTYSEAAKKGGMVVQIAERVGYRMGAIGTITRYFLSYLAIPLILIFVSAWWFLNRALRSVEGYASQLRERQALDLTELNAVDPPTELRPMVDSINALLDRFRKALSVERDFTVIAAHEMRTPLAGLRAQAQLASTLADSPQELSASLRHLMSGIDQASYLLDQLLDLARIDSLAATGAHTLNLVNLEEVYRDVMADLGPAAAQRELTLRTRFEVRELMAEELGVHLLMRNLIVNAIRFTPVGGRIEIGSARSRQTVVLTVDDSGPGIPASRHAEAFQRFNRLGRVDGHGVGLGLSIVHAVAEAHHAPVRLLESPLGGLRASVRFPAAASGTSAPERSEVVHICLAALRNVDVMGSRRY from the coding sequence ATGAATAAGCGGTCGGGCGCCCCGTGGTCCTTGCGGCGCCGGCTGGCGGCGATCGTGTTCTTCGTGTGTGCCGCCACCCTGCTGGCCGCGGCCGCCGCCATGTACAGGGCCGACCACCTTTCCGACAAGAAAGTGCTCGACGCCCGCCTGGTGGCGCTGGCACATACGGCACTGGCGTTCGCCGAACACGAGATCGCCGAGATCTCCGCGGAGGGCCACGACGACGGTGTGCACGAAACCGGCGACACGCTCGGCACGCACTATCACTACCAGATATGGTCGCCCAGCGGACGGCTGCTTCTTCAAAGCCACAAGGCCCCCTCGGGCGTCCCGATGCGGCCGCTGGCAGAGCGCGGCTTCGGCAAGGCAATCGTGGATGGCGAGAGCGTGCGGACTTATTCCGAAGCAGCCAAAAAGGGCGGCATGGTCGTCCAGATCGCGGAGCGCGTGGGCTACCGCATGGGCGCAATCGGCACCATCACCAGGTACTTTCTTTCCTATCTGGCGATTCCGCTCATCCTGATCTTCGTGAGTGCCTGGTGGTTCCTCAACCGTGCACTTCGATCCGTCGAGGGCTACGCTTCACAGCTTCGGGAACGCCAAGCGCTCGACCTCACGGAACTGAATGCCGTGGACCCGCCTACCGAACTCAGACCCATGGTCGATTCGATCAACGCATTGCTCGACCGCTTCAGGAAGGCGTTATCGGTCGAACGCGACTTCACCGTGATTGCGGCGCACGAGATGCGCACCCCGCTGGCCGGCCTGCGCGCGCAAGCCCAACTGGCCTCCACGCTTGCGGATTCGCCGCAAGAACTGTCGGCTTCCTTGCGGCATCTGATGTCGGGTATCGATCAGGCCAGCTACCTTCTCGATCAGCTGCTCGACCTCGCGCGAATCGACAGCCTTGCGGCGACCGGGGCGCACACCCTGAACCTGGTGAACCTGGAAGAGGTCTACAGAGACGTGATGGCCGACCTCGGTCCTGCGGCGGCCCAGCGCGAGCTTACGTTGCGAACGCGGTTCGAGGTGCGGGAGCTGATGGCCGAAGAGCTCGGCGTGCACCTCCTCATGCGCAATCTGATCGTCAACGCGATCCGCTTCACCCCGGTCGGCGGGCGAATCGAGATCGGCAGCGCACGAAGCCGCCAGACGGTTGTGCTCACCGTCGACGATTCCGGCCCCGGCATTCCCGCCAGCCGGCACGCGGAGGCGTTCCAGCGCTTCAATCGGCTCGGCCGCGTCGACGGGCACGGCGTCGGCCTCGGGCTGTCGATCGTGCACGCGGTGGCCGAGGCGCATCACGCGCCGGTGCGCCTGCTCGAGTCGCCGCTGGGCGGCTTGCGGGCCTCGGTCCGGTTTCCCGCGGCAGCTTCGGGAACATCGGCGCCCGAGCGGAGCGAAGTGGTTCACATCTGCCTCGCCGCCCTGCGCAATGTCGACGTGATGGGGTCCAGAAGATACTGA
- a CDS encoding response regulator transcription factor — protein MRLLLVEDNELLGSAVHKGLVRTGYAVDWNRLGKDVLPSLASCTYDCVLLDLGLPDVTGDILLKSIRTRGIPISVIVITARCGIRDRVRLLDMGADDYMVKPLDLDEVASRVRAVLRRVNGKTPTAAEPEHGPLKLHPSHRMATLHGNVVPLTNKEFWLLEILVRRKKQVLSRAQLEEALYTYDVEVESNAVEVHVHFLRRKFSPKLILTVRGVGYQLGPESWNE, from the coding sequence ATGCGCCTGCTCCTGGTCGAAGACAACGAACTGCTTGGAAGCGCGGTTCACAAAGGCCTGGTTCGCACGGGCTACGCAGTGGACTGGAATCGCCTTGGAAAAGACGTTCTCCCCTCGCTCGCCTCCTGCACCTACGACTGTGTGCTCCTTGACCTTGGTTTGCCCGATGTCACCGGAGACATATTGCTCAAGAGCATCCGAACGCGCGGCATTCCCATTTCGGTAATCGTGATCACAGCGCGCTGCGGCATCCGGGACCGGGTGCGCCTGCTGGACATGGGTGCCGATGACTACATGGTCAAGCCGCTCGACTTGGACGAAGTGGCTTCCCGGGTGAGGGCTGTACTGCGCCGGGTCAACGGCAAGACGCCGACCGCCGCCGAGCCGGAGCATGGCCCGCTGAAGCTGCACCCCTCCCATCGCATGGCAACGCTGCATGGCAATGTCGTGCCGCTGACCAACAAGGAGTTCTGGCTCCTGGAGATTCTGGTGCGCCGAAAGAAGCAGGTGCTTTCTCGCGCTCAGCTCGAGGAAGCGCTCTACACCTACGACGTCGAGGTCGAGAGCAACGCGGTGGAGGTCCACGTTCATTTCCTCCGGCGCAAGTTCTCGCCCAAGCTCATTCTCACGGTGCGAGGCGTCGGCTACCAACTCGGGCCCGAGAGCTGGAATGAATAA
- a CDS encoding LysR substrate-binding domain-containing protein, translating into MRKDIPNLGALQAFEASARLGSFTRAAAELALTQSAVGRQVATLEQRLGVPLFSRVRRRLTLTDTGREYAARIRRHLDQIRRDTLEISAGHDMGFVLEVAVVPTFATQWLIPRLPDFSRQHPNITVNLSVRTQPFSFQENAYDAAIYFGDQFWPRTQGGLIFSEGEMVPVCSPAFRDANGPWNEAAFERCRHVHLSTRAHAWRDWYAQQGWEYTLHASRGPRYELFTMVTAAAAAGMGVGLAPRLLIERELRTGELVVPIDRHLDVSQGYYFAYPEGPPASGALEHFKGWVLGLTPD; encoded by the coding sequence ATGAGAAAAGACATTCCCAATCTGGGCGCACTGCAGGCCTTCGAGGCCTCGGCGCGCCTGGGGAGCTTTACCCGCGCGGCGGCCGAACTGGCGCTGACGCAAAGCGCCGTCGGGCGCCAGGTGGCCACGCTGGAGCAGCGGCTGGGCGTGCCCCTGTTTTCGCGCGTGCGCCGGCGGCTCACGCTTACCGACACCGGCCGCGAATACGCCGCGCGCATCCGCCGCCACCTGGACCAGATCCGCCGTGACACGCTCGAGATCAGTGCCGGCCACGACATGGGCTTTGTGCTCGAAGTCGCGGTGGTGCCCACCTTTGCCACCCAATGGCTCATCCCGCGGCTACCCGATTTCAGCCGGCAGCACCCCAACATCACGGTCAATCTCTCGGTGCGCACGCAGCCCTTCTCGTTCCAGGAAAACGCCTATGACGCCGCCATTTATTTCGGCGACCAGTTCTGGCCCCGCACACAAGGTGGGCTGATCTTTTCCGAAGGAGAGATGGTCCCCGTGTGCAGCCCGGCGTTCCGCGATGCCAATGGCCCATGGAACGAAGCGGCCTTCGAGCGTTGCCGCCATGTGCACCTGAGCACCCGCGCACACGCCTGGCGCGACTGGTATGCGCAGCAGGGTTGGGAGTACACCCTGCACGCCTCGCGTGGGCCGCGCTATGAGCTCTTCACCATGGTCACCGCCGCTGCGGCCGCCGGCATGGGAGTCGGCCTGGCGCCCCGCCTCCTGATCGAGCGCGAACTGCGAACCGGCGAACTCGTGGTGCCGATAGACCGGCACCTGGACGTGAGCCAGGGCTATTACTTTGCCTATCCCGAAGGCCCTCCCGCCTCCGGCGCTCTGGAGCACTTCAAGGGCTGGGTGCTAGGCCTTACGCCCGATTGA
- a CDS encoding NAD(P)/FAD-dependent oxidoreductase, whose amino-acid sequence MRRVVIIGGGAIGSAIAYFLNQDPSEEPFDVTVVERDFSYTQASSALSASSIRQQFSTAINIEMSLYGIEFFRRLGETLRVGDNVPDIGLVEPGYLYLAPSEGVEVLRENHATQKAHRVDVVLMTPEQLKARFPWISTEGIALASLGLSGEGWYDGYSLLQAFRKKAISQGARYVQAKATGLQRSGRALTGVELDIGDPLEADVVVNAAGAWAAKVAGWAGIDLPVRGRRRMVFSFSCPDTLPGCPLIIDTSGIWLRPEGRRFICGFAPPQDRDRDDAPLEVDYRVFEDFIWPALAARVPVFEAIRMTSAWAGYYEMNVFDHNAILGLHPDCDNLYFANGFSGHGLQQCPAAGRGVAELIRYGEYRSLDLSPVSFARILENRPLVEKNVI is encoded by the coding sequence ATGCGTCGTGTGGTGATCATCGGCGGCGGGGCCATCGGTTCCGCCATTGCCTATTTTCTGAACCAGGACCCGTCGGAGGAGCCGTTCGACGTGACCGTGGTCGAGCGCGATTTCTCGTACACGCAGGCGTCGTCGGCCTTGTCGGCGAGTTCGATCCGGCAGCAGTTCTCCACCGCCATCAACATCGAGATGTCGCTCTACGGCATCGAATTTTTTCGCCGGCTTGGCGAAACCCTGCGCGTGGGCGACAACGTGCCCGACATCGGCCTGGTCGAGCCCGGGTACCTGTACCTGGCCCCGTCGGAGGGCGTCGAGGTGCTGCGGGAGAACCATGCAACGCAGAAGGCGCATCGTGTCGATGTGGTCCTGATGACGCCCGAACAGCTGAAAGCCCGGTTTCCGTGGATTTCGACCGAAGGCATCGCGCTGGCTTCGCTGGGCCTTTCGGGCGAGGGCTGGTACGACGGCTACAGCCTGCTGCAGGCGTTTCGAAAGAAGGCCATTTCACAGGGCGCGCGCTATGTGCAGGCAAAGGCGACCGGGCTGCAGCGCAGCGGCCGCGCGCTCACTGGCGTGGAGCTGGACATCGGCGACCCACTCGAGGCCGACGTGGTGGTCAACGCGGCGGGCGCCTGGGCCGCCAAGGTGGCCGGCTGGGCCGGCATCGACTTGCCGGTGCGCGGGCGCCGCCGCATGGTGTTCAGCTTTTCGTGTCCCGACACCTTGCCGGGGTGTCCGCTGATCATCGACACCTCGGGCATCTGGCTGCGGCCCGAAGGCCGCCGCTTCATCTGCGGCTTTGCGCCGCCGCAGGACAGGGACCGCGACGATGCGCCGCTCGAGGTCGACTACCGCGTTTTCGAAGACTTCATCTGGCCGGCGCTGGCCGCGCGCGTGCCGGTGTTCGAGGCCATTCGCATGACAAGCGCGTGGGCCGGCTACTACGAGATGAACGTTTTCGACCACAACGCGATCCTCGGGCTGCACCCGGATTGCGACAACCTCTACTTTGCCAACGGCTTCTCAGGGCACGGGCTGCAGCAATGCCCCGCGGCGGGGCGGGGCGTGGCGGAGCTCATCCGCTACGGCGAGTACCGCAGCCTTGACCTGTCGCCGGTGTCGTTCGCGCGCATTCTCGAAAACAGGCCGCTGGTCGAGAAGAACGTGATCTAG
- a CDS encoding class I fructose-bisphosphate aldolase, translating into MTAQALIDTAQALVAGDKGLLAMDESNATCHKRFAKLNIPQTEDARRSWRELIVTAPGLGASISGAILFDETIRQRTSGGATFVSALEAAGIIPGIKVDTGAKPLAGHPGETVTEGLDGLRERLAEYAGMGARFAKWRGVITPGPGLPSRACIEVNAHALARYAALCQEAGLVPIVEPEVLMDGDHFLAGCAEITEETLRGVFVQLRLQGVLLEGMLLKPNMVLPGQACPIQESVDEVADATVTCLLRTVPAAVPGIAFLSGGQSAELASARLNAMNARFASRLPWALAFSYSRAVQQPALDEWKGDASNVAVAQKALVHRARCNQAARRGNYDAVADAPKPG; encoded by the coding sequence ATGACTGCACAGGCATTGATCGATACCGCACAGGCGCTGGTTGCCGGCGACAAGGGCTTGCTTGCCATGGACGAGAGCAACGCCACCTGCCACAAGCGCTTTGCGAAGCTCAACATTCCCCAGACCGAAGACGCGCGCCGCAGCTGGCGCGAACTGATCGTGACCGCGCCGGGCCTCGGAGCAAGCATCAGCGGCGCGATTCTTTTCGACGAAACCATCCGGCAGCGCACGAGCGGGGGCGCGACCTTTGTCTCGGCACTCGAGGCGGCGGGCATCATCCCGGGCATCAAGGTCGACACGGGGGCGAAGCCCCTGGCGGGCCACCCGGGAGAGACTGTGACCGAGGGCCTGGACGGCCTGCGCGAACGGCTGGCCGAATACGCCGGCATGGGGGCGCGCTTTGCCAAGTGGCGCGGCGTCATCACACCCGGTCCCGGCTTGCCCAGCCGAGCATGCATCGAGGTCAATGCCCATGCGCTGGCCCGCTATGCGGCGCTGTGCCAGGAAGCGGGGCTGGTTCCCATCGTCGAACCCGAAGTGCTGATGGACGGAGACCACTTCCTCGCAGGCTGCGCGGAAATCACCGAAGAAACCCTGCGTGGGGTTTTCGTTCAATTGCGTTTGCAGGGCGTGCTGCTGGAGGGCATGCTCTTGAAGCCCAACATGGTCTTGCCCGGCCAGGCCTGTCCGATTCAGGAGAGCGTGGACGAGGTGGCCGACGCCACGGTGACCTGCCTGCTGCGCACCGTGCCCGCGGCTGTGCCGGGCATCGCGTTCCTGTCGGGCGGCCAGTCGGCAGAGCTTGCTTCGGCACGGTTGAACGCCATGAACGCGCGGTTCGCATCGCGGTTGCCCTGGGCGCTGGCGTTCTCATATTCCCGCGCCGTTCAGCAGCCGGCACTGGACGAGTGGAAGGGTGACGCCTCCAATGTCGCTGTAGCGCAGAAGGCGCTTGTGCACCGCGCGCGTTGCAACCAGGCGGCGCGTCGCGGCAACTACGACGCGGTGGCGGACGCACCCAAGCCCGGCTGA
- the msrA gene encoding peptide-methionine (S)-S-oxide reductase MsrA produces the protein MRTLAFTAAALAAAALAWPAGSSFAAEPARRVPAPKVDVMASPTTKYETAVFAGGCFWGVQGIFQRVKGVNNAVSGFAGGDAKTARYDNVASGRTGHAESVRITYDPQQVSYGKLLQIYFSVAHDPTELNRQGPDTGPQYRSTVFAENIEQARVARDYIVQLNQAKTFGKPLATTIEMSKPFYAAEAYHQDFLTRHPRHGYIVIHDMPKIENLKKLFPESYRSTPVLVNPAKGS, from the coding sequence ATGAGAACCCTCGCATTCACCGCAGCCGCACTGGCAGCCGCGGCGCTGGCCTGGCCTGCCGGGTCTTCGTTCGCCGCCGAGCCAGCCCGGCGCGTGCCCGCGCCCAAGGTCGACGTCATGGCCTCGCCCACCACCAAATACGAAACCGCCGTGTTCGCCGGCGGTTGCTTCTGGGGTGTGCAGGGCATATTCCAGCGCGTCAAGGGCGTGAACAACGCCGTGTCTGGCTTTGCCGGCGGCGATGCCAAGACGGCGCGCTATGACAATGTGGCCTCGGGCCGCACCGGCCATGCCGAATCGGTGCGCATCACCTACGACCCGCAGCAGGTCAGCTACGGCAAGCTGCTGCAGATCTATTTCTCGGTGGCGCACGATCCGACCGAACTGAACCGGCAAGGGCCCGACACGGGCCCTCAATACCGCTCCACCGTTTTTGCCGAGAACATCGAGCAGGCCCGCGTTGCGAGGGACTACATCGTGCAGCTGAACCAGGCCAAGACCTTCGGCAAGCCGCTGGCGACCACCATCGAAATGTCGAAGCCCTTTTATGCGGCGGAGGCCTATCACCAGGACTTCCTCACGCGCCATCCGCGGCACGGCTACATCGTGATTCACGACATGCCGAAGATCGAGAACCTGAAGAAGCTGTTTCCGGAGAGCTACCGGTCGACGCCCGTGCTGGTGAACCCGGCAAAGGGCAGCTGA
- a CDS encoding ATP-dependent Clp protease proteolytic subunit has translation MRNNYLMRHWRGEMSLGISYWLNATVLGAGGATLLSSLAKETLRNAHNLRLSSAVGLSLTVLGTVIWIWGAVGIWRSARQHASRGGSAGWAVVAKFMVLIGAMFWGSQWTQRLGPQAWELAQVAVGHDPVPAAKISISPDGRSAALDGPMGEGSAKALSVALAGASDVRRLELRSGGGRMLEGSAIAQMVRDRKLDTYVQVQCESACTLVFLAGRERAATRNARIGFHRPSLVASNVRDETTITAETIAAYKAAGMPERFIEKITQTSAQSMWFPTHAELLAANAVTRTATGGETVGRIDRSSRGSLREMYAADPFWLAVEARFPETIDKAADRAWAVSQRGAPDIDVVKSGSTVLSGLTARLLRTANDEQLDEFLMLFNSQLAAVRATSAQNCSNYLAGAELAPASLPEALEKREDLLIRAMLQAEPRQDVRPPSPEVLRRALAPVLATVPAVQVQIVQKLRAHGHEPDAQCEAARNFFGAVAKLPVASRRVVLRSMYQRPALAGASPAHGG, from the coding sequence ATGCGTAACAACTATCTGATGCGCCATTGGCGGGGCGAGATGTCGCTCGGCATTTCCTATTGGCTGAATGCAACGGTGTTAGGCGCCGGTGGCGCCACGTTGCTGAGTTCGCTGGCGAAGGAGACGCTTCGCAACGCCCACAACCTGCGACTGTCCTCGGCGGTCGGCCTCTCACTCACGGTGCTCGGCACCGTGATCTGGATTTGGGGAGCGGTTGGCATCTGGCGATCCGCGCGGCAGCATGCGTCGCGCGGCGGTTCTGCGGGATGGGCGGTTGTCGCCAAATTCATGGTGCTGATCGGCGCCATGTTCTGGGGAAGCCAATGGACACAGCGGCTGGGTCCGCAAGCATGGGAATTGGCTCAGGTTGCGGTTGGGCATGACCCGGTCCCTGCTGCCAAGATCAGCATCTCGCCTGACGGACGCTCGGCGGCATTGGACGGACCCATGGGCGAGGGCTCAGCCAAGGCATTGAGTGTTGCATTGGCCGGCGCGTCCGACGTCCGCCGACTCGAACTTCGTTCAGGAGGTGGGCGCATGCTCGAAGGCTCGGCGATTGCACAGATGGTGCGCGATCGCAAGCTCGACACTTATGTGCAGGTCCAATGCGAAAGTGCTTGCACGCTCGTGTTTCTCGCGGGGCGTGAGCGGGCAGCGACACGCAACGCCCGAATCGGGTTTCATCGGCCGAGCCTCGTCGCGTCCAACGTGAGAGACGAGACCACCATCACGGCGGAGACCATTGCGGCGTACAAGGCCGCCGGAATGCCCGAAAGATTCATCGAGAAGATCACCCAGACGTCGGCCCAATCGATGTGGTTTCCAACGCATGCGGAACTTCTCGCCGCGAACGCGGTGACCCGAACTGCAACCGGCGGCGAGACAGTGGGGCGTATCGATCGTTCCTCGCGGGGCAGCTTGCGTGAGATGTACGCTGCCGATCCGTTCTGGCTGGCGGTCGAGGCGCGCTTTCCCGAAACCATCGACAAGGCGGCGGATCGGGCATGGGCGGTCAGCCAGCGCGGAGCCCCGGATATCGACGTCGTCAAGAGCGGCAGTACGGTTTTGAGTGGCCTCACGGCGCGCTTGCTGCGCACGGCGAATGACGAGCAGCTCGACGAGTTCCTGATGTTGTTCAACAGCCAGCTTGCCGCGGTCCGGGCGACAAGCGCGCAGAACTGCTCAAACTATCTCGCTGGTGCCGAACTCGCGCCCGCCAGCCTGCCCGAGGCACTCGAGAAGCGCGAAGACCTTCTGATCCGCGCGATGCTGCAGGCCGAGCCTCGCCAGGATGTTCGGCCGCCGTCGCCCGAGGTCCTGCGCCGTGCGCTGGCGCCGGTCTTGGCGACGGTGCCTGCGGTGCAGGTGCAGATCGTCCAGAAGTTGCGGGCTCATGGCCACGAGCCCGACGCCCAATGCGAGGCGGCCCGCAACTTCTTCGGCGCGGTGGCGAAGCTTCCGGTGGCCAGCCGCCGGGTCGTTCTGCGTTCGATGTACCAGCGTCCAGCGCTCGCCGGAGCATCGCCGGCGCATGGCGGATAG